One stretch of Micromonospora echinospora DNA includes these proteins:
- a CDS encoding acyl-CoA dehydrogenase family protein, which translates to MAEFSLDLNEEQRDLRDWVHGFAAEVVRPAAAEWDAREETPWPIIQEAAKVGLYGFEFLATCWADPTGLSLPIASEEFFWGDAGIGLSIFGTSLAVAAIYGAGTPDQLVEWVPQCFGDVDQPAVAAFCTSEPEAGSDVGSMRTRAVYDEAADEWVLNGQKAYATNGGIAGVHVVTASIDPELGSRGQAAFVVPPGTSGLTATRKLRKLGLRASHTADVFLDDVRVPGRCLLGGKDALDERLARARSGQRASGQAAMRTFELSRPTVGAQALGVARAAYEYALDYAKERVQFGRPIIANQAVAFALADMKMEIDAARLLVWRASWMGRNNRPFTAGEGSMSKLKAGEVAVSVTDKAVQLLGGAGFLRDHPVERWYRDAKIYTIFEGTSEIQRLVISRAISGMQIR; encoded by the coding sequence ATGGCCGAGTTCTCGCTCGACCTGAACGAGGAACAGCGGGATCTACGCGACTGGGTGCACGGCTTCGCAGCCGAGGTCGTGCGCCCGGCCGCGGCCGAGTGGGACGCCCGGGAGGAGACCCCGTGGCCGATCATCCAGGAAGCGGCGAAGGTCGGCCTGTACGGCTTCGAGTTCCTCGCCACCTGCTGGGCCGACCCCACCGGCCTCTCCCTGCCGATCGCCAGCGAAGAATTCTTCTGGGGTGACGCCGGCATCGGCCTGAGCATCTTCGGCACCTCGCTCGCGGTCGCCGCGATCTACGGCGCCGGCACCCCCGACCAGCTCGTCGAATGGGTGCCGCAGTGCTTCGGCGACGTCGACCAGCCAGCCGTCGCCGCGTTCTGCACGAGCGAGCCGGAAGCCGGCTCCGACGTCGGGTCGATGCGTACCCGCGCCGTCTACGACGAGGCCGCCGACGAGTGGGTGCTCAACGGGCAGAAGGCGTACGCCACGAACGGCGGCATCGCCGGAGTGCACGTGGTCACCGCCTCGATCGACCCCGAGCTGGGCTCGCGCGGGCAGGCCGCGTTCGTCGTACCCCCGGGCACCTCCGGTCTGACCGCCACCCGCAAGCTGCGCAAGCTCGGGCTGCGCGCCTCGCACACCGCGGACGTCTTCCTCGACGACGTCCGGGTGCCGGGCCGCTGCCTGCTCGGCGGCAAGGACGCGCTCGACGAGCGCCTGGCCCGCGCCCGGTCCGGGCAGCGCGCCTCCGGCCAGGCGGCGATGCGGACGTTCGAACTGTCCCGTCCGACAGTCGGCGCGCAGGCGCTCGGCGTGGCCCGCGCCGCCTACGAGTACGCCCTGGACTACGCCAAGGAGCGGGTCCAGTTCGGACGGCCGATCATCGCCAACCAGGCGGTCGCGTTCGCGCTCGCCGACATGAAGATGGAGATCGACGCGGCCCGGCTCCTGGTCTGGCGCGCCTCCTGGATGGGCCGCAACAACCGGCCGTTCACCGCCGGTGAGGGCTCGATGTCCAAGCTCAAGGCCGGTGAGGTGGCCGTCTCGGTGACCGACAAGGCGGTCCAGCTCCTCGGCGGCGCGGGTTTCCTGCGCGACCACCCGGTCGAGCGGTGGTACCGCGACGCCAAGATCTACACCATCTTCGAGGGCACCTCCGAGATCCAGCGGCTGGTCATCTCCCGGGCCATCTCCGGGATGCAGATCCGCTGA
- a CDS encoding SCP2 sterol-binding domain-containing protein, producing the protein MTDFDPANFANVGPKEFAQLVKSTPDAKLAEIMSGEARGKILSEVFNRMPALFRADRAGATNAVIHWNITGRPDGGTDTYEIVIENGTCTASETPTRDPKLSLTMGPVEFLKIVSGGANPVMMFMTGKLKAKGDLGLAANIANLFDIPKS; encoded by the coding sequence ATGACTGACTTCGACCCGGCCAACTTCGCGAACGTCGGCCCCAAGGAGTTCGCGCAGCTGGTCAAGTCCACGCCGGACGCCAAGCTCGCCGAGATCATGTCCGGTGAGGCGCGCGGCAAGATCCTCAGCGAGGTCTTCAACCGGATGCCCGCGCTGTTCCGCGCCGACCGCGCCGGTGCCACCAACGCGGTCATCCACTGGAACATCACCGGCCGCCCGGACGGTGGCACCGACACGTACGAGATCGTCATCGAGAACGGCACCTGCACCGCCTCGGAGACCCCGACCCGCGACCCGAAGCTGAGCCTCACCATGGGCCCGGTCGAGTTCCTGAAGATCGTCTCCGGTGGCGCCAACCCGGTGATGATGTTCATGACCGGCAAGCTGAAGGCCAAGGGCGACCTGGGCCTGGCCGCCAACATCGCCAACCTGTTCGACATCCCCAAGAGCTGA
- a CDS encoding TetR/AcrR family transcriptional regulator — protein MSSTPTFKRLPRAVREQQMLDAAVKVFSRRGFHAASMDEIADDAGISKPMVYAYLGTKEELFVACLHRESTRMMEAIAGAAAPDLPADERLWRGLRAFFGFVGAHRDGWAVLYRQARGSQPFATELAAMRGRLVEVVAGMLDHALHAAGREVGATDLEVVAYALVGASESLADWLADHPEADAGKTATRMMNVAWLGADQLLRGTTWHPGAV, from the coding sequence GTGTCCAGCACGCCGACCTTCAAGCGCCTTCCCCGCGCCGTACGCGAGCAGCAGATGCTCGACGCGGCGGTGAAGGTGTTCTCCCGCCGCGGCTTCCACGCCGCCAGCATGGACGAGATCGCCGACGACGCCGGCATCTCCAAACCGATGGTCTACGCCTACCTCGGCACCAAGGAAGAGCTCTTCGTCGCCTGCCTGCACCGGGAGAGCACCCGGATGATGGAGGCCATCGCCGGGGCCGCCGCCCCCGACCTGCCCGCCGACGAGCGGCTCTGGCGCGGACTGCGCGCGTTCTTCGGCTTCGTCGGCGCGCACCGGGACGGCTGGGCCGTGCTCTACCGGCAGGCCCGCGGCTCGCAGCCGTTCGCCACCGAACTCGCCGCCATGCGGGGACGGCTGGTCGAGGTGGTCGCCGGGATGCTCGACCACGCGCTGCACGCCGCCGGACGGGAGGTCGGCGCCACCGACCTGGAGGTGGTCGCGTACGCGCTCGTCGGCGCCTCCGAGTCGCTCGCCGACTGGCTGGCCGACCACCCGGAGGCCGACGCGGGCAAGACCGCGACCCGGATGATGAACGTGGCCTGGCTCGGTGCCGACCAACTGTTGCGCGGCACCACCTGGCACCCGGGCGCTGTGTAA
- a CDS encoding DedA family protein, with translation MGDVLDLLHHTVTSPWVYLVIIAVTAIDAFFPAVPGETVVITAGVFAAGGEPNLVLVIVTAAFGALVGDHISYAIGRGGGAHRLARLPADSRRRASSEWARRAVDRRGGMILTTARYVPGGRTAVTLTMGAVRYPARMFLLYDSLACATWGIYCALLGYFGGLAFEHNPVSGLLAGVAISLAVTGLFEAVRWGRRRAHARAAARRDC, from the coding sequence ATGGGGGACGTGCTCGACCTGCTGCACCACACGGTGACCTCACCGTGGGTGTATCTGGTGATCATCGCGGTCACCGCGATCGACGCGTTCTTCCCGGCGGTGCCCGGCGAGACGGTGGTGATCACGGCCGGGGTCTTCGCGGCGGGCGGGGAGCCGAACCTGGTGCTGGTGATCGTGACCGCCGCGTTCGGCGCGCTCGTCGGCGATCACATCTCGTACGCGATCGGGCGCGGCGGCGGCGCGCACCGGCTCGCCCGGCTCCCCGCGGACAGCCGGCGGCGGGCCAGCTCCGAGTGGGCCCGCCGGGCCGTCGACAGGCGCGGCGGGATGATCCTGACCACCGCCCGGTACGTCCCCGGCGGCCGGACCGCCGTCACGCTGACCATGGGCGCGGTCCGCTACCCGGCGCGGATGTTCCTGCTCTACGACTCGCTGGCCTGCGCGACCTGGGGAATCTACTGCGCGCTGCTCGGCTACTTCGGCGGCCTGGCGTTCGAGCACAACCCCGTCTCCGGGCTCCTCGCCGGGGTCGCCATCTCGCTCGCGGTCACCGGCCTGTTCGAGGCCGTCCGGTGGGGTCGGCGCAGGGCACACGCCCGGGCGGCCGCTCGGCGCGACTGTTAA
- a CDS encoding adenylosuccinate synthetase: MNHVMVVDLGYGDAGKGTVVDLLCATRQVHTVIRFNGGAQAAHNVVLRDGRHHTFAQFGSGTFRPGVRTHLARHVVVDPLALAAEADHLTSVGVPDALDRLTVDGEALLATPYHRAANRAREIARGADRHGSCGLGVGEAVAYGLAHPDEAPRVVDCRRPAVLRRRLAALRDRLTAELGPLDAPPVEDCLPAYAAFARRVAIVDRTWLASALREGTCVFEGAQGVLLDEWHGFHPYTTWSTTTFANAETLLAEAGLAGTAQRLGVLRTTTTRHGPGPLVTEDAALPFTDRHNGTNPWQGRFRFGHFDAVAHRYALEVAGGVDGLALTHLDLAGPELRICRRYEGLDRLVPGPAGDLDRQATLTQRLLRARPVLEEAPGDWPAAVSEALGAPVVLTSRGPTAEEKEGPLVNAFCMGRAPA; encoded by the coding sequence GTGAACCACGTGATGGTGGTCGACCTCGGCTACGGCGACGCCGGCAAGGGCACAGTGGTGGACCTGCTCTGCGCCACCCGGCAGGTGCACACGGTCATCCGCTTCAACGGGGGCGCGCAGGCGGCGCACAACGTCGTGCTGCGCGACGGGCGGCACCACACGTTCGCGCAGTTCGGCTCCGGGACGTTCCGTCCGGGCGTACGGACACACCTGGCGCGGCACGTCGTGGTGGACCCGCTGGCGCTGGCCGCCGAGGCCGACCACCTCACGTCGGTCGGCGTGCCCGACGCGCTCGACCGGCTGACAGTGGACGGGGAGGCGCTGCTCGCCACCCCGTACCACCGGGCCGCCAACCGCGCCCGGGAGATCGCCCGGGGAGCCGACCGGCACGGCTCCTGCGGGCTCGGGGTGGGCGAGGCCGTCGCGTACGGTCTCGCCCACCCCGACGAGGCGCCCCGGGTGGTGGACTGCCGCCGCCCGGCGGTGCTGCGCCGCCGGCTGGCCGCGCTGCGCGACCGGCTCACCGCCGAGCTGGGGCCACTGGACGCGCCGCCGGTGGAGGACTGCCTGCCCGCGTACGCGGCCTTCGCGCGCCGGGTGGCGATCGTCGACCGGACCTGGCTGGCATCTGCGTTGCGCGAGGGCACCTGCGTGTTCGAGGGCGCGCAGGGGGTGCTGCTGGACGAGTGGCACGGCTTCCACCCGTACACGACGTGGAGCACCACGACGTTCGCCAACGCCGAGACGCTGCTCGCCGAGGCGGGCCTGGCCGGGACCGCGCAGCGGCTCGGCGTGCTGCGGACGACCACCACCCGGCACGGCCCCGGGCCGCTGGTCACCGAGGACGCGGCGCTGCCGTTCACCGACCGGCACAACGGGACGAACCCCTGGCAGGGCCGGTTCCGGTTCGGGCACTTCGACGCGGTCGCCCACCGGTACGCGCTGGAGGTGGCAGGCGGGGTGGACGGGTTGGCGCTGACCCACCTCGACCTGGCCGGCCCGGAGCTGCGGATCTGCCGCCGGTACGAAGGGCTGGACCGGCTCGTCCCCGGGCCGGCCGGTGACCTGGACCGGCAGGCGACGCTCACGCAGCGGCTGCTGCGGGCTCGGCCGGTGCTGGAGGAGGCGCCGGGCGACTGGCCGGCGGCGGTCTCGGAGGCGCTGGGCGCGCCGGTGGTGCTCACGTCGCGCGGGCCCACGGCCGAGGAGAAGGAAGGGCCCCTTGTTAACGCCTTTTGTATGGGAAGGGCCCCTGCTTAA
- a CDS encoding serine/threonine protein kinase codes for MRTEEAIRLVTAARTDADLFGADEPARRYRELVGALHPDRLGAADPGVRAAAADALITVTTRWRTPAPTYTGDVATLHERKEGPPVNASGRGRAPSYHLAKVARHPGDNDLMAREARALRRIAERGDAKHLAYVPRLVDSYPARDPSTGVQRQVNELATVPGLHSLDDVRRAYPDGLDPRDASWMWRRLLVALGLAHRAGVVHGAVLPRHVLIEPYAHGLVLVDWCFSAEPGGLVPALVPGHEDWYPPEVVAKRQCGPGTDIALAARCMTWLMGDRAPRELRAFADGCQGAALATRPDDAWRLLRELDEVLHRLYGPRTFRPFTLNP; via the coding sequence GTGAGGACCGAAGAGGCGATCCGGCTGGTCACTGCCGCGCGCACCGACGCCGACCTGTTCGGCGCGGACGAGCCGGCCCGCCGCTACCGCGAGTTGGTCGGCGCGCTGCACCCCGACCGGCTGGGCGCGGCCGACCCCGGGGTACGCGCTGCCGCCGCCGACGCGCTGATCACCGTCACCACGCGCTGGCGCACCCCGGCCCCCACGTACACCGGCGACGTCGCCACCCTGCACGAACGTAAGGAAGGGCCCCCTGTTAACGCCTCCGGTAGAGGAAGGGCCCCTTCTTATCACCTGGCGAAGGTGGCCCGGCACCCCGGCGACAACGACCTGATGGCCCGCGAGGCGCGCGCGTTGCGCCGGATCGCCGAGCGGGGCGACGCCAAGCACCTCGCGTACGTGCCGAGGCTGGTCGACTCCTACCCGGCGCGCGACCCGTCGACCGGAGTGCAACGGCAGGTGAACGAGCTGGCGACCGTACCCGGTCTGCACAGCCTGGACGACGTGCGCCGCGCGTACCCCGACGGGCTGGACCCGCGCGACGCCTCTTGGATGTGGCGGCGGCTGCTCGTGGCGCTCGGCCTGGCCCACCGGGCCGGCGTGGTGCACGGCGCGGTGCTGCCCCGGCACGTGCTGATCGAGCCGTACGCGCACGGCCTGGTGCTCGTCGACTGGTGCTTCTCGGCCGAGCCGGGCGGGCTCGTGCCGGCGCTGGTGCCCGGCCACGAGGACTGGTATCCGCCGGAGGTCGTCGCGAAGCGGCAGTGCGGCCCGGGCACCGACATCGCGCTCGCCGCCCGCTGCATGACCTGGCTGATGGGCGACCGCGCGCCGCGCGAGCTGCGGGCCTTCGCCGACGGCTGCCAGGGCGCCGCGCTCGCCACCCGGCCCGACGACGCCTGGCGGCTGCTGCGCGAACTCGACGAGGTGCTGCACCGGCTGTACGGGCCGCGCACCTTCCGACCCTTCACCCTCAACCCCTAG
- a CDS encoding NUDIX hydrolase has protein sequence MNEQDFLAGYDPRDYPAVAVTVDVVALTIREGALHLLLIRRGAPPYEGHWALPGGFVQPDEDLTTGARRELAEETGLGGERLRRVHLEQLGSYGAPDRDPRMRVVSVAHLAFAPDLPDPVADTDADEAIWLPVTALTSRQLAFDHARIIDDGLERARSKLEYTPLATRFLAPEFTVTELREVYETVWGHPLHAGNFHRKVLSVPGFVESTGASTERGGARGGPRAKLYRAGDARLLHPALLRPAREETVR, from the coding sequence GTGAACGAGCAGGACTTCCTCGCCGGGTACGACCCCCGGGACTACCCGGCGGTCGCGGTCACCGTCGACGTGGTCGCGCTGACCATCCGCGAGGGCGCGCTGCACCTGCTGCTGATCCGCCGGGGCGCGCCGCCCTACGAGGGGCACTGGGCGCTGCCCGGCGGTTTCGTCCAGCCGGACGAGGACCTGACCACCGGTGCCCGGCGCGAGCTGGCCGAGGAGACCGGCCTCGGCGGCGAGCGGCTGCGCCGGGTGCACCTGGAACAGCTCGGCAGCTACGGCGCGCCGGACCGCGACCCGCGCATGCGGGTGGTCTCGGTCGCGCACCTGGCGTTCGCCCCCGACCTGCCCGACCCGGTCGCCGACACCGACGCCGACGAGGCGATCTGGCTGCCGGTGACCGCGCTGACCAGCCGGCAGCTCGCCTTCGACCACGCCCGGATCATCGACGACGGGCTGGAGCGGGCCCGCTCCAAGCTGGAGTACACGCCGCTGGCCACCCGATTCCTCGCCCCCGAGTTCACCGTCACCGAACTCCGCGAGGTCTACGAGACGGTCTGGGGCCACCCGCTGCACGCCGGCAACTTCCACCGCAAGGTGCTCTCGGTGCCCGGCTTCGTGGAGAGCACCGGCGCCAGCACCGAACGCGGCGGCGCGCGCGGCGGCCCCCGGGCCAAGCTCTACCGCGCCGGAGACGCCCGGCTGCTGCACCCGGCGCTGCTGCGCCCCGCGCGGGAGGAGACGGTGCGGTGA